TTCAATTTGGTAAATACGAAAAAATACGGAAATTTTCAGCCAATTTCCTGTTTCTGTTTTTATCGGCTTCTCTATAATCCGCCCGATGAATCGCTTGACCCGATATATGCTCAAACAGCAGCTTATCATGATGGTTTTTGTGACACTGGGCCTGCTCTGTGTCATTTGGCTGTCGCAAAGCCTGCGTTTCGTGGAAATGATTGTAAACCGGGGTCTTTCGATTTCGGTCTTTTTGCATTTAACCTCCCTGCTGCTGCCCAGTTTCCTGACAATCATCCTGCCGATTGCTTTGTTTTTCGTGGTGGTTTTCACCTATAACAAGTTGATCCAGGATCGCGAACTGATCGTCATGCGATCAGCAGGGCTAAGTCAGTGGGCGCTAGCAAAACCGGCCATTATCCTGGCAATCGCGGTTGCTGGCGTTGGATATTTTTTAACGCTCTATTATCTTCCCTACAGCTATCGTCAATTCAAAGAACTGCAATATACCATCCGGAACGACTATTCGTCGGTTCTGTTGCAGGAAGGCAGCTTCACCGATATTGACGGATTAACGATCTATGTGCGCGAAGTCGGGCAGGATAACGAACTGATGGGCATTCTGGTTCACGATGCTCGCAATCCAAAGGCGCAAAGCACGATGATGGCGAAAAACGGTGCATTGGTTCGCACCGATAAAGGCCCGCGCATTGTGCTGCTTGATGGCAACCGCCAGGAAGTGAATACCGAAGACGGTACCATGTCGATCCTGTATTTTGATCGATATGCCGTTGATATCGCCGAAGATATTGATGACCCGTCGCTGCGTTATCTTGAAGCGCGCGAACGCAGTGTTGGCAACCTTTTAACGGCCGACCCGCCTGATATCCAACCCCAGGACATTCGCAAATATCGCGCCGAAGGGCATGAACGGCTGATTTCCCCGCTTTATGCGGTTGGCTTTGCATCGCTTGCACTTGCGGTTCTGGTTTCAGGCAGCTTTTCGCGCCGTACCCAGCATTCACGCCTACTTATCGCCATTGCCCTTATGATCGGCTGCGAGGCGGCATCAATTGCACTTAAAAATATTGCCGCGAAAAACCCGGCCTTTATCGTGCTGATGTATCTGAATGTACTGCTGCCGATTGTGGGTGGTCTTTATTGGACCTTCCGGGGGCCTAAAATAACGCTGGCGCGCCGCAACGATTGCAGCACCGAGGAAGGATCCGCATCATGAGGGTCTCTCCGCTTCTCACATGGTATTTCGGCCGCCATGTGCTTTATTCCATTCTCGCCATTCTTGTCCTGCTTGTCGGCCTTATCTTTATTGGCGACATGATCGAACTTCTGCGCCGCGCCAGCAGCCGGCCGGATGCGACCATTACCATCGTTGCCCAAATGGCAATGGCGCGCATTCCCTTCATGACCGAAAAGGTTTTGCCTTTTGGGGTCCTGTTTGGCTCGATGTATTCCTTCTGGAAACTGACAGGAAACCAGGAACTGGTGGTGACGCGCGCAGCTGGCGTATCTGCCTGGCAGTTTTTGTTGCCGCCGCTTCTGTGTGCCTTCCTGCTTGGCACCATCCAGATCACGGCATTAAACCCGTTATCGTCGATTTTGCTGCAGAAATACGAAAAGCTCGATTCCCGCTACCTTAAGGGCGTATCAAGCGTCATGAACCTGTCTTCCAGTGGTTTGTGGTTGCGTCAGGGCACGCAAAATGGCCAGGCGGTGATTTATGCCCGCACGGTACAGTCCCAGGAAGAAGACCGGATCGACCTGCGCGATGTCACGGTATTTCGCTTTGAAAACCTCGATGACTTTACCTCACGCATCGATTCTGCGCGCGCTGTTCTCGAACCGGGGCTTTGGCATTTTTACAATGCCTGGAGCTTTGTTCCCGGCCAGAAAAGCACCTTTGCAAAGGACCTGGAACTACCGACAAACCTGACAGCCCGCAAAATTCAGGACAGCTTTGCCTCGCCCGATACCATGTCATTCTGGGACCTCAAGCCGTTCATCAATTTGCTGGAGCGCGCGGGTTTCAATGCAAAGCGGCACCTGATCCATTTTCACGGTCTGCTGTCCCGGCCGTTACTGTTATGTGCCATGGTTCTCATTGCGGCGGCCTTCTGCCTTAAATTTTCTCGACGCCGCAGGGTGTCTCTTGTTATCGGTGGTGGTGTTACCACAGGTTTTCTGTTGTATTTCTTTACCGACGTTGCTTCTGCACTGGGTGTTTCGGGTGGGTTGCCCCCGGCCCTGGCCGCGTGGGCACCAGCTGGTATTTCCGCATTGCTGGGAATATCGACATTGTTACATCTGGAGGATGGCTAACTAGATGGCGGACTTGTCAGGGGGAAGTCTGAAAGCATTGGCTGTATGGGGAATGATCGGGGGGATGGTCTCGGCCATGACACCTGTCATCTCTTACGCCCAGGGTACAGACGCTACGAAGCCAGCAGTAAATGCCGATAACCAGAACGGCAGTAACAGCAATGCCGATCCTGCAACGGATAAGGAAAACCCGCTTCTGTTTTCTGCCGATGAAGTGGATTATAGCGACGATCTGAAAACGGTTACCGCTCGCGGAAATGTTGAAATTTCGCGCGATAACCGTGTTCTGATGGCCGATACCGTCAGCTATGACATGACCAAGGATGTCGTTTCGGCATCGGGTAATGTCAAAATGCTTGAACCGACGGGCGAAGTGGTTTTCGCCAATTATGTCGAGCTTACGGGCGACTTCAAGGAAGGCATCATCAAAGACATTTACGTCCTGCTTGATGACCATACCCGTCTGGCTGGTGTTGGTGCACGCCGCAGTGAAGGCAATTTCACCGAACTTGCCAAAGCCGTTTATTCGCCCTGTAAAGTCTGCGAAGACGACCCCGAAAAACCGCCGCTATGGCGCATCAAGGCCGCCCGGGTCACCCATGACCAGAAAGGCCAGAATATCGAATACAAGGATGCGCGCCTTGAATTTGAAGGCGTGCCAATCCTTTACAGCCCCTATTTCAGCCATCCCGATCCCACAGTAAAACGGCGGTCTGGCCTTCTTGCGCCAACGTTCGGCAGCACCAGTTACGTTGGCGCAAGATTTGAACTGCCCTATTACTGGGTCATTGATAAATCAAGCGACCTGACGCTGCGTCCCATCGTCACAGCCAAAAAGGGCCCGGTTCTGGCATCGGAATATCGTCGCAAGTTCGATACAGGCAATTTGAATATCATTGATAGCATCACCGATGGTGGCGATGATGGCTGGCAGGGCCACATTGATGCCGACGGCCGTTTTGATATCGACAAAAACTGGCGCTGGGGTTTTGATGCCGAACAGGCTTCTAGCAAAACCTATATGTCACGATATGGCTTTGGCTCCCCCTCTGTCCTGACATCAAACCTGTTTGGCGAACGGTTTAGCGCGCAAAATTACGGCCGTATCGATGGTTATTACTTCCAGGGTCTGAAGGAAGAAGACAGCCGGGCAACCAGCCCGCTGGTACTTCCCCATGCCCAATACCATGCCCGCACCACACCCGATGCCATTGGTGCCTATACCACGCTCGACCTTGATGCCTTATCGCTGTCGCGCCGTGAGGGCGCAGATTCCAACCGCCTTTCCGGCAAAGTTGGTTGGGAACTGCCACATATCGGCGATTACGGCGATGTCACCAAAATCACGCTTTCGATGCGTGGTGACAGCTACATGGTCAACAACGTAACGCGCAGCGGCCAGTCAGATTACACTGGCTATGCCGGGCGTGCCGTACCGCTCGCCGCCATTGACTGGAACATGCCGTTTGTGCGCGACGAAGGCGGTTATCATCAGGTTATCAAACCGATTGCCATGGTGGCATGGTCACCCAATGGCGGTAACCCGGATGAAATTCCGAACGAAGATTCGCAATCCTTCGAATTTGATGACATCAACCTATTCTCCCATGACCGCTATGGCGGGCTTGACAAGGTTGAAGACGGTTTGCGTGCCAGTTACGGCATGGAATGGGGTATTTACGGGCAAAATGGGGGCTATACCAATGCTCTGTTTGGCCAAAGCTACCGCCTGGAAGATAACGGCACATTTGCCGACGGTTCCGGCCTTGATAAACATCTTTCGGATTATGTTGGTCGCGTTACGGTTGCCCCGAACCAGTTTGTCGATTTAACCTATCGTTTCCGTCTTGATAGCAGCGATTTCTCTCCGCGCCGCAACCAGTTGGCCGCAAGTGTGGGCGAAGAACGCACCCTGCGCCTTGATCTGAGCTATTTGCAGCTTACGGAAAATGCCGGCTCGGAAGAATTCAACGACCGCGAAGAACTGTATTTCAACGCAACACACCGCTTTAACGACTATTGGTCGGGTAACGGATATGGTCGTTTTGACCTTGATCAGAACGGCGACCCCCTTGAATACGGTATCGGCTTTCAGTACGAAGACGAGTGCTTTATTTTCGACGGACGTGTACGCCGGACATTTTACCAGGATCAGGATCTTGGACAGTCTGACGAAATCATGTTCCGCCTCGTCTTCAAGACACTGGGCGAATTTGCCTCCCAAGCAGGACTTTAACAGAATATGAGACCTTACATTTCCAGACCGCTTCGGCTTTGTGCGATGCTTCTTGGCGTTGTTCTGTTGACCCTTCCCGGTGGGCAGGCCCGCGCCCAATCGACCATTGGTCTGGCTGCTGTTGTCAATGACCAGCCGATTTCGGTTGTTGACCTGATTGACCGGTTGAATCTGGTTGCCACCACATCGAACATTCAACTGACCGAAGATCGCCGCCGGGAAATGATCCCGCAGATTTTGCATCAGCTGATTGATGAAACCCTGCAGATGCAGGAAGCAAAACGCCGCGGCTTTACTGTTAGCGATGCCGATATGGAACGCGCAGTTGCATCTGTCGAACAGAATTCCGGCATGCCTCCGGGGGGCTTGGAACGTTATCTGCAGGCAAACCGCATTCCGCTGGAATCCCTGCAGGACCAGTTGCGCCCGCAAATTGCGTGGCAGAAAATCCTTGGTTCGATGCGCCGTGACATTGAAATTTCCGAAAGCGAAATTGACGACGTCCTTGAACGCATCAAACGCAACCAGGACAAACCGCGCAGTAATGTTCAGGAAATTTTCCTGCCGATTGATAACCCGCAGGAAGAAAACAAAGTCCTGGACGATGCGCGCAAAATTATTGGCGCCCTTCGCAATGGTGCAAGCTTCGAGGGTCTGGCCCGCCAGTTTTCTGCCAATGCCAGCGCGGCCAATGGCGGGAACCTTGGCTGGATGTCGTCTGGTGAAATGGACAGCACCCTTGAAAACGCTGTCAGCAACATGCAACCCGGCCAGATCAGCATGCCGATCCGTACCGTTCGTGGTTTCTATATCCTGAAACTGCTGGACCGAGCCCAGGGTGACACCAACGCCGATCGTGATGTCAAACTGGACCTGTATCAGCTGTTTATTCCGATTGCCCAGAACGCAACCGAAGATGAAATTCGCACCAAGGTCGGCATCCTGCAAAATGCACGCAGCACGGCACAAAGCTGTGAAGCCATGGCCAATATTGCGGTTGATCTTGGCTCGGACCTGAGCGGCCGTACCAAGGGTATTTCCCCGCAGGAACTTTCAGGGACCGTTGCCAATGCCGTCAGCCAGCTTAAAGAAGGCCAGACATCGAATGTCATTCGTGTTGATGGCGGCGCGCTTGTAGTGATGCTGTGCGGCAAAACGGTTCAAAGTACCCTGCCGGACCGTGAAACCATTCGCAGTCGCCTGTCAATGGACCGCCTTGAAATTGCAGCCCGCCGTAAACTGCGTGAACTGCGCCGCGAAGCCTTTATTGATATCCGTATCTAACCGATACCCAACCTGACGCGAGACCGCCAATGGCAAACCTACAGCCACAACCTCTGGCAATGACCCTTGGCGATCCCGGCGGCATCGGGCCGGAACTCGCACTGAAAGCCTGGCAGGCCTATCAGATAGCAGGTAAAACCGCATCACATCAGGGCAGCGACATGCTGCCCTTTTGCCTGCTGGCCCCTGCCCGCATCATTGCACAATATGCGGGCATTCTCGGCTACGACGTCCCGATCATCCCCATCCGGGACATCAACGAAACAGCCGAAAACTTCGCAAAGGGACTGCCCGTTCTTGAGATCACTGATAATGGGGCCCCTGTAACGCCAGGTGTTGCTTCGGCCAGTACGGCCGCCATGGTGATCGACAGCATCACGACTGCCGTTGCCCTTACCCGGCAAGGCGTGGCATCAGCCGTTGTGACGAATCCCATCCAAAAAAGCGCGCTTTATCAGGCTGGTTTCAGCCATCCTGGCCATACTGAATTTCTGGCCGAACTGGCCGGTCCCGGCACCCTGCCGGTCATGATGCTGGCAAACAGCAAATTGCGCGTTGTCCCCATGACCATCCACATTGCCCTGTCGCAAGTACAATCGGTCCTGACCACTGACCTGATTATCGCACTAACCCGCATAACGGCGAGTGACCTTACGCGTGATTTCGGACTGGCAAAGCCACGCATCGCCATTGCCGGGCTTAACCCCCATGCGGGCGAAGACGGCGCCATGGGGACTGAGGAACAAACCATCATCGCCCCCGCCATCAAGCAGTTGCAGGCAGAGGGTTACAATGTCGTTGGCCCCCTGCCGGCAGATACCATGTTTCACGAAGAAGCCCGCGCCGAATATGATGTGGCGCTGTGCCCCTATCATGACCAGGCATTGATCCCGGTTAAAACACTGGATTTTCATGGCGGCGTCAATGTCACACTGGGCCTGCCCTTTGTCCGCACATCGCCCGACCACGGAACGGCCCTGAATATTGCTGGCAAGGGGGTTGCCCGGGTCGACAGCCTGATGGCCGCCCTGAAAATGGCCGGTGACATGGCACACAATCGCCTTAGCATGGATATCAAACATGACTGATGTTTCATCCCAGTCAGAACAGGCAACCGGCAAGCTCGCCAATGACGGCCTACCGCCCCTGCGTGAAGTCATCGCCGAACACGGCCTTTCGGCCCAAAAGAAATTCGGCCAGAATTTTCTGTTTGATTTGAACCTGACTGGTCGTATCGCGCGTACCGCCGCCCCGCTTGACACCGCCACTGTAATTGAAATTGGTCCGGGCCCCGGCGGCCTGACCCGCGCCCTTTTGTTTAACGGCGCCAAAAATTTAACGGTGATCGAGCGTGACCCGCGCTGCCAACCGGTATTAACGCAAATCAGCAATCATTATCCAAATTGCCTA
The window above is part of the Thalassospira marina genome. Proteins encoded here:
- the lptF gene encoding LPS export ABC transporter permease LptF, with the protein product MLKQQLIMMVFVTLGLLCVIWLSQSLRFVEMIVNRGLSISVFLHLTSLLLPSFLTIILPIALFFVVVFTYNKLIQDRELIVMRSAGLSQWALAKPAIILAIAVAGVGYFLTLYYLPYSYRQFKELQYTIRNDYSSVLLQEGSFTDIDGLTIYVREVGQDNELMGILVHDARNPKAQSTMMAKNGALVRTDKGPRIVLLDGNRQEVNTEDGTMSILYFDRYAVDIAEDIDDPSLRYLEARERSVGNLLTADPPDIQPQDIRKYRAEGHERLISPLYAVGFASLALAVLVSGSFSRRTQHSRLLIAIALMIGCEAASIALKNIAAKNPAFIVLMYLNVLLPIVGGLYWTFRGPKITLARRNDCSTEEGSAS
- a CDS encoding LPS-assembly protein LptD produces the protein MTPVISYAQGTDATKPAVNADNQNGSNSNADPATDKENPLLFSADEVDYSDDLKTVTARGNVEISRDNRVLMADTVSYDMTKDVVSASGNVKMLEPTGEVVFANYVELTGDFKEGIIKDIYVLLDDHTRLAGVGARRSEGNFTELAKAVYSPCKVCEDDPEKPPLWRIKAARVTHDQKGQNIEYKDARLEFEGVPILYSPYFSHPDPTVKRRSGLLAPTFGSTSYVGARFELPYYWVIDKSSDLTLRPIVTAKKGPVLASEYRRKFDTGNLNIIDSITDGGDDGWQGHIDADGRFDIDKNWRWGFDAEQASSKTYMSRYGFGSPSVLTSNLFGERFSAQNYGRIDGYYFQGLKEEDSRATSPLVLPHAQYHARTTPDAIGAYTTLDLDALSLSRREGADSNRLSGKVGWELPHIGDYGDVTKITLSMRGDSYMVNNVTRSGQSDYTGYAGRAVPLAAIDWNMPFVRDEGGYHQVIKPIAMVAWSPNGGNPDEIPNEDSQSFEFDDINLFSHDRYGGLDKVEDGLRASYGMEWGIYGQNGGYTNALFGQSYRLEDNGTFADGSGLDKHLSDYVGRVTVAPNQFVDLTYRFRLDSSDFSPRRNQLAASVGEERTLRLDLSYLQLTENAGSEEFNDREELYFNATHRFNDYWSGNGYGRFDLDQNGDPLEYGIGFQYEDECFIFDGRVRRTFYQDQDLGQSDEIMFRLVFKTLGEFASQAGL
- the pdxA gene encoding 4-hydroxythreonine-4-phosphate dehydrogenase PdxA, encoding MANLQPQPLAMTLGDPGGIGPELALKAWQAYQIAGKTASHQGSDMLPFCLLAPARIIAQYAGILGYDVPIIPIRDINETAENFAKGLPVLEITDNGAPVTPGVASASTAAMVIDSITTAVALTRQGVASAVVTNPIQKSALYQAGFSHPGHTEFLAELAGPGTLPVMMLANSKLRVVPMTIHIALSQVQSVLTTDLIIALTRITASDLTRDFGLAKPRIAIAGLNPHAGEDGAMGTEEQTIIAPAIKQLQAEGYNVVGPLPADTMFHEEARAEYDVALCPYHDQALIPVKTLDFHGGVNVTLGLPFVRTSPDHGTALNIAGKGVARVDSLMAALKMAGDMAHNRLSMDIKHD
- the lptG gene encoding LPS export ABC transporter permease LptG, with the translated sequence MRVSPLLTWYFGRHVLYSILAILVLLVGLIFIGDMIELLRRASSRPDATITIVAQMAMARIPFMTEKVLPFGVLFGSMYSFWKLTGNQELVVTRAAGVSAWQFLLPPLLCAFLLGTIQITALNPLSSILLQKYEKLDSRYLKGVSSVMNLSSSGLWLRQGTQNGQAVIYARTVQSQEEDRIDLRDVTVFRFENLDDFTSRIDSARAVLEPGLWHFYNAWSFVPGQKSTFAKDLELPTNLTARKIQDSFASPDTMSFWDLKPFINLLERAGFNAKRHLIHFHGLLSRPLLLCAMVLIAAAFCLKFSRRRRVSLVIGGGVTTGFLLYFFTDVASALGVSGGLPPALAAWAPAGISALLGISTLLHLEDG
- a CDS encoding peptidylprolyl isomerase, with the protein product MLLGVVLLTLPGGQARAQSTIGLAAVVNDQPISVVDLIDRLNLVATTSNIQLTEDRRREMIPQILHQLIDETLQMQEAKRRGFTVSDADMERAVASVEQNSGMPPGGLERYLQANRIPLESLQDQLRPQIAWQKILGSMRRDIEISESEIDDVLERIKRNQDKPRSNVQEIFLPIDNPQEENKVLDDARKIIGALRNGASFEGLARQFSANASAANGGNLGWMSSGEMDSTLENAVSNMQPGQISMPIRTVRGFYILKLLDRAQGDTNADRDVKLDLYQLFIPIAQNATEDEIRTKVGILQNARSTAQSCEAMANIAVDLGSDLSGRTKGISPQELSGTVANAVSQLKEGQTSNVIRVDGGALVVMLCGKTVQSTLPDRETIRSRLSMDRLEIAARRKLRELRREAFIDIRI